A single genomic interval of Helianthus annuus cultivar XRQ/B chromosome 13, HanXRQr2.0-SUNRISE, whole genome shotgun sequence harbors:
- the LOC110900518 gene encoding uncharacterized protein LOC110900518 encodes MVDSSGNWRWPVAWYDLFPVLLNLHIPVLHDMQDRLIWINSEGKSCHYSSWEVWNNIRYRENVVSWKNMVWFKQCIPRHSFHLWMVIRNKLKTQDRMSIWEAGSATNLNLMCCPLCHHDRDSRDHLFFECLYSKVVWVGIRELANMGDVNYRWDDIMNWMDQNSTSQPVNVVSRLVVAAASYYVWQERNSRLFTRNQRTAIVLSQEIIKTVRMRLMTFKFKQGFANRSLLQKWNIPSSNLDIDPG; translated from the coding sequence ATGGTTGACTCTAGTGGTAATTGGAGGTGGCCGGTTGCTTGGTATGATCTTTTCCCAGTTCTTTTAAATCTTCATATTCCGGTTCTTCATGACATGCAGGATCGGCTGATTTGGATTAACTCTGAAGGAAAATCATGTCACTACTCTTCGTGGGAGGTCTGGAACAATATTCGGTATCGTGAGAATGTCGTTTCTTGGAAAAATATGGTTTGGTTTAAACAATGCATCCCAAGGCACTCGTTTCATTTGTGGATGGTCATTAGAAATAAGTTGAAAACTCAGGATAGAATGTCCATTTGGGAGGCGGGTAGTGCTACAAACCTGAATCTCATGTGTTGCCCGTTATGTCATCATGACCGGGACTCGAGGGATCACCTATTTTTTGAATGTTTGTATTCTAAGGTGGTTTGGGTTGGCATTAGGGAATTGGCGAATATGGGCGATGTTAATTACCGATGGGATGACATAATGAATTGGATGGATCAAAACTCCACTAGTCAGCCAGTCAATGTTGTGAGCAGATTGGTGGTTGCAGCGGCTTCCTACTACGTGTGGCAAGAACGGAACTCTAGGCTCTTCACTCGGAATCAACGTACGGCGATAGTCTTATCTCAGGAGATCATTAAAACTGTTCGTATGCGGCTCATGACCTTCAAATTCAAACAGGGATTTGCGAATAGAAGTCTCCTTCAGAAGTGGAACATTCCTAGCAGTAACTTGGATATTGATCCTGGCTAG